A part of Terriglobus roseus genomic DNA contains:
- a CDS encoding DUF1214 domain-containing protein, translating to MCPDISGPVNSVREAVYWRTQVDETGNALSGEHQYVLHFSPGGLPPVEAFWSLTMADAKERFVANPIHRYCVSNRSGLQPNADGSVDIYLQHVAPVGRESNWLPAPEGRFRLWLRAYMPREPILERQYKVPPVVRVRG from the coding sequence ATGTGCCCGGATATTTCTGGCCCAGTCAACTCTGTGCGCGAAGCTGTCTACTGGCGAACGCAGGTGGATGAAACTGGCAATGCTCTCTCGGGAGAGCACCAATACGTCCTCCATTTCTCGCCTGGCGGTCTACCTCCGGTGGAGGCATTCTGGTCGCTGACGATGGCCGATGCAAAAGAGCGTTTTGTGGCGAACCCGATCCATCGGTATTGCGTCAGCAATCGATCCGGACTTCAACCCAACGCTGACGGGTCAGTCGACATCTATTTGCAGCATGTTGCTCCTGTCGGACGTGAATCCAACTGGCTGCCCGCTCCTGAAGGCCGCTTCCGACTCTGGCTGAGAGCCTACATGCCAAGAGAGCCGATTCTTGAACGCCAGTACAAGGTACCACCGGTTGTCCGCGTGAGGGGGTGA
- a CDS encoding DUF1254 domain-containing protein, with protein MQYGHLLIFGSLVVTGWFLFILFWPRMLLFVFKSAILVRGFGEGPVPVNTLYTQPEKMFAEPITSQSLRDSELMTRGVNHDTLLSVGWLDLARGPQCLCVPDMTGRYYSVQFVDPSKNENFAYVGTRTTGTDAGEYVISGGRWKGSIPQGMTHIPSPSPSVLVIVRTLVENESDLSRAYALARQIQIRPLNLRQSE; from the coding sequence ATGCAATATGGCCATTTGCTGATCTTCGGTTCCTTAGTGGTGACTGGATGGTTTCTGTTCATCCTCTTCTGGCCGCGCATGTTGCTCTTTGTGTTCAAGAGCGCAATTCTTGTGCGGGGTTTTGGGGAGGGCCCTGTTCCGGTGAATACGCTCTATACACAACCCGAAAAGATGTTTGCAGAACCGATTACTTCTCAGTCCCTTCGCGACTCCGAACTCATGACAAGAGGCGTCAACCACGACACACTGCTCTCAGTGGGATGGCTGGATCTCGCAAGAGGGCCTCAATGCTTGTGTGTGCCCGATATGACCGGTCGGTATTACAGCGTACAGTTCGTTGATCCGTCGAAGAACGAGAACTTTGCGTATGTGGGAACACGCACTACTGGTACTGATGCCGGAGAGTATGTGATTAGCGGAGGCCGCTGGAAAGGCTCGATCCCTCAGGGGATGACGCACATTCCTTCACCCAGCCCTTCGGTCCTCGTCATCGTCCGCACACTGGTAGAAAACGAAAGCGATCTTTCGCGCGCCTACGCGCTCGCCAGGCAAATTCAGATCAGGCCACTCAACCTGCGGCAGTCTGAATAA
- a CDS encoding DUF7009 family protein has product MKLRIKDNSIRFRLLRTEVAKLADEGEISAFTSFALGSSSDRFCYSIKHRPSYEAISANLRGASIRVSVPSETIRSWAANDAAVGLYAEQVLFGGERLHISIEKDFACIDRDDENNADTFDNPNATLC; this is encoded by the coding sequence TTGAAGTTGCGCATCAAGGACAATTCGATCCGGTTCCGACTCCTGCGGACGGAGGTAGCCAAACTGGCGGACGAGGGAGAAATCTCCGCGTTCACTTCCTTCGCTCTCGGCAGTTCCTCCGACCGTTTCTGCTACTCGATCAAGCACCGTCCCTCTTATGAGGCAATCTCGGCAAACTTGAGGGGGGCGTCCATCCGCGTCTCCGTGCCGAGCGAGACGATACGCTCGTGGGCAGCGAACGATGCAGCAGTTGGACTGTACGCGGAACAGGTTCTGTTCGGTGGAGAGAGGTTGCATATCTCTATAGAGAAGGATTTTGCCTGTATCGACAGAGACGATGAAAACAATGCAGACACATTCGATAACCCCAATGCAACGTTGTGTTAA